A portion of the Hydractinia symbiolongicarpus strain clone_291-10 chromosome 10, HSymV2.1, whole genome shotgun sequence genome contains these proteins:
- the LOC130612195 gene encoding uncharacterized protein LOC130612195 has product MGNYVKFKRGVMELYRRVVNTRPTLHDEVEQEANEDYLHDQPGQDFTPQEHKNAPHRTFRSFRISGIGGADVDGYIGMVRPNVKTLVEGQVESMGSAKIQLSLWIHWRKPIEGTKEYEEANKAFHSNMASVFQGSNVDDMLDMMFAQVKTHVENLTFPKSVFTIGRILHLDVDFHKLKLTRGSSRIYKHLNG; this is encoded by the coding sequence ATGGGTAATTATGTAAAATTCAAACGCGGGGTGATGGAGCTTTATCGCAGGGTAGTAAATACAAGACCTACACTGCATGATGAAGTCGAACAGGAGGCCAACGAGGACTATCTACATGATCAGCCGGGGCAAGATTTCACGCCTCAGGAGCATAAAAATGCTCCTCACAGGACCTTCCGGAGTTTCCGAATTTCCGGTATAGGAGGTGCCGACGTCGACGGGTATATCGGGATGGTGCGACCCAACGTGAAAACCTTGGTTGAGGGACAGGTAGAAAGTATGGGATCTGCGAAGATACAGCTGTCACTATGGATACACTGGAGGAAACCGATAGAGGGGACCAAAGAGTATGAGGAGGCTAATAAGGCCTTCCATAGTAATATGGCCTCAGTATTCCAGGGTAGCAACGTAGATGACATGCTGGATATGATGTTTGCCCAAGttaaaacacatgtggaaaaCCTGACATTCCCCAAAAGTGTCTTCACGATCGGTCGAATACTACACCTTGATGTAGATTTCCATAAATTGAAACTAACAAGGGGCTCATCTCGTATATACAAGCACCTAAATGGATAG